The Malaclemys terrapin pileata isolate rMalTer1 chromosome 19, rMalTer1.hap1, whole genome shotgun sequence genome has a window encoding:
- the SLC66A1 gene encoding lysosomal amino acid transporter 1 homolog gives MDSRLWQGSLGGNFSDCPNGSQWVWDVFSECAQDIRDFASIALGLFSIFCFAGASFPQYYQACKTGNMDQALSIYFLLGWLGGDSLNLIGSFLANQLPLQVYTAIYYVLADLVMLSLYLYYKVKNQSRGLSAPINAAFAFVFLGTVSATSLLGRAGSTVETVTFKGRTLLSATMDAAGCEPFTKKEIIGFTVGSISSLLYLFSRVPQIYTNFKRKTTEGLSYFLFALVMLGNSLYGISVLLKNPDPGQAEGNYIIHHLPWLIGSLGVLSLDVIISFQFLAYRKRRPHASDEREALLGKQDESLDS, from the exons ATGGACTCTCGGCTTTGGCAAGGTTCCCTAGGAGGGAATTTCTCAGACTGTCCCAATGGCTCCCAATGGGTGTGGGATGTGTTCAGTGAGTGTGCCCAGGATATCCGGGACTTCGCCAGTATTGCGTTGGGTCTGTTTTCCATCTTCTGCTTTGCAGGAGCTTCCTTCCC ccAATATTACCAGGCCTGTAAAACAGGTAACATGGACCAGGCTCTCTCCATATACTTCCTGCTGGGATGGCTAGGAGGAGATTCCTTAAATCTAATAGGCTCTTTCCTGGCCAATCAGTTGCCACTACAG GTTTACACTGCCATTTACTACGTGCTGGCAGACCTGGTCATGTTGTCTCTCTACCTCTACTACAAAGTCAAGAACCAGAGCAGAGGCC TCTCTGCTCCAATTAACGCAGCCTTTGCCTTCGTTTTTCTGGGAACGGTGTCAGCAACATCCTTGCTGGGCAGAGCTGGCTCCACAGTTGAAACAGTGACATTTAAAGGGAGGACTCTTCTGTCTGCCACCATGGATGCAGCTGGATGCGAG CCTTTCACCAAGAAGGAAATCATTGGCTTCACTGTTGGCTCTATCTCTTCCTTGTTGTATCTGTTCTCCCGAGTGCCCCAGATCTACACTAAT TTCAAGAGGAAAACTACTGAAGGACTGTCATACTTTCTTTTCGCTTTGGTGATGCTGGGGAACTCGCTGTATGGAATAAGTGTGCTTCTGAAGAACCCAGACCCAGGGCAAGCCGAAGGCAACTACATCATTCATCACCTCCCCTGGCTGATTGGCAGCCTGGGGGTCCTGTCTCTTGATGTGATT ATCTCCTTCCAGTTCCTTGCCTATCGGAAGAGAAGACCTCACGCTTCTGATGAGAGAGAGGCCCTGCTTGGCAAGCAAGATGAATCCCTTGACAGCTGA